A stretch of the Cytobacillus luteolus genome encodes the following:
- a CDS encoding thioredoxin family protein has translation MKKVIIFTAVIVVLFGALALVTSLQNKQQAEGNPFNKTTLHPETVKQLENPNYQNIILPEELDQKLADGATMTVYFYSPTCPACVETSPIVVPLAEEMNIDLPMFNLLEFEDGWRDYGIESTPTIIHYVDGKEVERIVGYQEEPTFRSWFEETVK, from the coding sequence TTGAAAAAAGTCATTATCTTTACTGCAGTGATCGTTGTACTATTCGGTGCATTAGCCTTAGTTACATCTTTACAAAATAAACAACAAGCTGAAGGAAATCCTTTTAATAAGACAACTCTTCATCCTGAAACGGTAAAACAACTTGAAAATCCGAATTACCAAAATATTATTCTTCCCGAGGAATTAGACCAAAAGTTAGCTGATGGAGCAACAATGACTGTTTACTTCTACAGTCCTACTTGTCCAGCCTGTGTAGAAACATCTCCTATTGTTGTACCTTTAGCTGAAGAGATGAATATTGATTTACCAATGTTCAACTTATTAGAGTTCGAAGATGGCTGGAGAGATTATGGAATTGAGTCAACACCAACCATTATTCATTATGTAGATGGCAAAGAAGTTGAGCGAATTGTGGGTTACCAGGAAGAACCTACGTTTAGAAGTTGGTTTGAAGAAACAGTGAAATAA
- a CDS encoding DUF5365 family protein, with amino-acid sequence MKVVYAATPEQETHIEELVEYIYGEIFPRYFTDEEIVKLENLNVLVHNDDNYNGTLKEAFQLISSLQALIAVVETVKDEEILLSHREIFEKNVKTLDEFGYSFPFNIEQFRAPKDEIISKFSKAANLYLA; translated from the coding sequence GTGAAAGTGGTATATGCAGCAACTCCTGAGCAGGAAACGCATATCGAAGAGCTAGTCGAGTACATTTACGGTGAGATCTTTCCACGTTACTTTACGGATGAGGAAATTGTAAAGTTAGAAAACCTGAATGTATTAGTTCATAACGATGACAATTATAATGGAACATTGAAGGAAGCGTTTCAACTAATTTCAAGTTTACAAGCGTTAATTGCAGTAGTTGAAACAGTGAAAGACGAGGAGATTTTACTTAGCCATCGTGAAATCTTTGAAAAAAATGTGAAAACACTTGATGAATTTGGCTATTCTTTTCCTTTTAACATTGAGCAATTTCGTGCACCGAAGGATGAAATTATAAGTAAATTTTCTAAAGCGGCTAACCTGTATCTGGCTTAA